A stretch of Inquilinus sp. Marseille-Q2685 DNA encodes these proteins:
- a CDS encoding substrate-binding domain-containing protein, producing the protein MAALAGTSPMTVSRALRGEGKVTPETLARIQAAVESLGYVPNLSASSLASRRSGILAVLVPTIGNSVFSETVRGVADAAEGAGLHLVIGDYAYSDDKRRQLVRALVGRRPDALVLVGAVPDEAVRVLLRRHGIPVVETWELSDDPIDMAVGFSNVAAGVEVARHLVERGRRRCAFVGAAESRAAARLSGFSQALAEAGAAPPETEIPADLSIEAGRVSLDRLLAHAPDLDGVFFATDVMAVGGLLECQRRGIDVPGRIAIVGLGDLEIGRQLRPALTTIRIPAYEMGRRAGELILARLGKSTEPAESRIIDLGFSLVRRQSS; encoded by the coding sequence GTGGCCGCGCTGGCGGGCACCTCGCCGATGACGGTGTCGCGCGCCCTGCGCGGCGAGGGAAAGGTGACGCCGGAGACGCTGGCGCGGATCCAGGCCGCAGTCGAATCGCTGGGCTACGTCCCCAATCTGTCGGCCAGCAGCTTGGCCTCGCGCCGCAGCGGCATCCTGGCGGTGCTGGTGCCGACCATCGGCAACTCGGTCTTCTCCGAGACCGTGCGCGGCGTCGCCGACGCGGCGGAGGGCGCCGGGCTGCACCTGGTGATCGGCGACTACGCCTATTCCGACGACAAGCGCCGCCAGCTGGTGCGCGCCCTGGTCGGCCGCCGGCCGGACGCGCTGGTGCTGGTGGGCGCCGTGCCGGACGAGGCGGTGCGGGTCCTGCTGCGCCGGCACGGCATCCCGGTGGTCGAGACCTGGGAGCTGTCGGACGACCCGATCGACATGGCCGTCGGCTTCTCGAATGTCGCGGCGGGCGTGGAGGTGGCGCGGCATCTGGTCGAACGCGGCCGGCGGCGCTGCGCCTTCGTCGGCGCGGCCGAAAGCCGGGCCGCGGCGCGGCTGTCCGGCTTCTCGCAGGCCCTGGCCGAGGCCGGCGCCGCCCCGCCCGAGACCGAGATCCCGGCCGACCTGTCGATCGAGGCCGGCCGGGTCTCGCTCGACCGGCTGCTGGCCCACGCCCCGGACCTCGACGGCGTGTTCTTCGCCACCGACGTGATGGCGGTCGGCGGCCTGCTGGAATGCCAGCGGCGCGGGATCGACGTCCCCGGCCGCATCGCCATCGTCGGCCTCGGCGACCTCGAGATCGGCCGGCAACTGCGGCCGGCCCTGACCACGATCCGGATCCCCGCCTACGAGATGGGCCGCCGCGCCGGCGAGCTGATCCTGGCCCGGCTGGGCAAGAGCACGGAGCCGGCCGAGAGCCGGATCATCGACCTCGGCTTCTCCCTGGTCCGGCGCCAGTCGAGCTGA
- a CDS encoding phytanoyl-CoA dioxygenase family protein produces the protein MIKDEEVAAYRRDGVVVIEDVLDSAQLAEARRVVAEFIEGSRAITAHTDVYDLEPGHTPEAPRVRRIKTPHRHHPLFRDIARSPRLVAILQRLLGPGVRLHGSKINLKSPQFGSPVEWHQDWAFYPHTNDDILAVGVMLDDCTVENGAMLVLPGTHQGPVYDHHSDGYFCGAMDPEACGLDFSRAVPAVGRAGSMSFHHVRAVHGSAQNTSDKPRALLLYEFAAADAWPLMGVPDLAEFDSRIVAGEPTIAPRLADVPVRMPLPPAPRQGSIYENQSTARSRYFANSKSAA, from the coding sequence ATGATCAAGGACGAAGAGGTTGCTGCGTATCGCAGGGACGGGGTGGTGGTGATCGAGGACGTGCTGGATTCGGCCCAGCTGGCCGAGGCCCGGCGGGTGGTGGCCGAGTTCATCGAAGGGTCGCGCGCGATCACCGCGCACACCGATGTCTACGACCTGGAGCCGGGGCATACGCCCGAGGCGCCGCGGGTCCGGCGGATCAAGACGCCGCACAGACACCACCCTCTGTTCCGGGACATCGCCCGGTCGCCCCGGCTGGTGGCGATCCTGCAGCGGCTGCTGGGGCCGGGCGTGCGGCTGCACGGGTCGAAGATCAACCTGAAATCGCCGCAGTTCGGGTCGCCGGTCGAATGGCACCAGGACTGGGCCTTCTACCCGCACACCAATGACGACATCCTGGCCGTCGGGGTGATGCTGGACGACTGCACGGTCGAGAACGGGGCGATGCTGGTGCTGCCCGGAACCCATCAGGGCCCGGTCTACGACCATCATTCCGACGGCTATTTCTGCGGCGCCATGGACCCGGAGGCTTGCGGCCTGGATTTCAGCCGCGCGGTGCCGGCGGTCGGCCGCGCCGGGTCGATGAGCTTCCACCATGTCCGCGCCGTGCACGGCTCGGCCCAGAACACCTCGGACAAACCGCGCGCGCTGCTGCTGTACGAGTTCGCCGCGGCCGACGCCTGGCCGCTGATGGGCGTGCCGGACCTGGCGGAATTCGACAGCCGCATCGTGGCGGGCGAGCCGACCATCGCGCCGCGGTTGGCCGATGTGCCGGTGCGCATGCCGCTGCCGCCGGCGCCGCGCCAGGGCTCGATCTACGAGAACCAGAGCACGGCTAGGTCGCGCTACTTCGCGAACAGCAAGTCCGCGGCTTGA
- a CDS encoding MFS transporter codes for MGNAPPQGAGAKRPLTRVMFAAAVGSALEWYDFFIYGTAAALVFGELFFPKFDPSTGMLVSLATFGVGFLARPFGGLLFGHIGDRWGRKPVLVITILMVGGSTFLIGLLPTYDQIGLWAPMLLVLMRLLQGLGAGAEYGGAVLLAVEYAPDGRRGFFGSFAPMGVTIGNLLAAGVFGLVTLLPQEDLLAWGWRIPFLVSLLLLAFGVFIRMRIDETPVFAETQERQPPIRAPALAALRRHPRNFAVVVGARMAENGLGYLFPVFGLSYIINTLHLPRDVALLGVFGGNFAEIFGILFFGWLSDKVGRRPVYMGGALFSAVIAVPFFMMLNTGDTTAILLAFVLIMGIGGGAMFGPQAAYFAELFGPRLRFSGFAFARELGSILAGGPAPALSAMLVIWFDGAPWGVALYVIALSLITVAAVWWGPETSESDLRVDYSTAEEPRPERAQAVPVRPIA; via the coding sequence ATGGGAAATGCACCCCCGCAGGGGGCGGGCGCGAAGCGCCCGCTGACCCGGGTCATGTTCGCCGCGGCCGTGGGCTCGGCGTTGGAATGGTACGACTTCTTCATCTACGGCACCGCCGCCGCCCTGGTGTTCGGCGAGCTGTTCTTCCCGAAATTCGACCCCAGTACCGGCATGCTGGTGTCGCTGGCGACCTTCGGCGTGGGCTTCCTGGCCCGGCCCTTCGGCGGCCTGCTGTTCGGCCATATCGGCGACCGCTGGGGGCGAAAGCCGGTGCTGGTCATCACCATCCTGATGGTGGGCGGCAGCACCTTTCTGATCGGCCTGTTGCCGACCTACGACCAGATCGGGCTGTGGGCGCCGATGCTGCTGGTGCTGATGCGCCTGCTGCAGGGGCTGGGGGCCGGTGCCGAATATGGCGGCGCGGTGCTGCTGGCGGTGGAATACGCGCCGGACGGGCGGCGCGGCTTCTTCGGCAGCTTCGCGCCGATGGGCGTGACCATCGGCAACCTGCTGGCGGCCGGCGTGTTCGGGCTGGTCACCCTGCTGCCGCAGGAGGACCTGCTGGCCTGGGGCTGGCGCATCCCGTTCCTGGTCAGCCTGCTGCTGCTGGCGTTCGGCGTGTTCATCCGCATGCGGATCGACGAGACGCCAGTCTTCGCTGAGACGCAGGAGCGGCAGCCGCCGATCCGGGCGCCGGCCCTGGCCGCGCTGCGCCGCCACCCGCGCAACTTCGCCGTCGTGGTCGGGGCGCGGATGGCCGAGAATGGCCTGGGCTACCTGTTCCCGGTGTTCGGCCTGAGCTACATCATCAACACCCTGCACCTGCCGCGCGACGTGGCGCTGCTGGGCGTGTTCGGCGGCAACTTCGCCGAGATCTTCGGCATCCTGTTCTTCGGCTGGCTGTCGGACAAGGTCGGGCGGCGGCCGGTCTATATGGGCGGGGCGCTGTTCTCGGCGGTGATCGCCGTGCCCTTCTTCATGATGCTGAACACCGGCGACACCACCGCCATCCTGCTGGCCTTCGTGCTGATCATGGGCATCGGCGGCGGCGCCATGTTCGGGCCGCAGGCGGCCTATTTCGCCGAGCTGTTCGGGCCGCGGCTGCGCTTCAGCGGCTTCGCCTTCGCGCGGGAGCTGGGGTCGATCCTGGCCGGCGGCCCCGCCCCCGCCCTTTCGGCGATGCTGGTGATCTGGTTCGACGGCGCGCCCTGGGGCGTCGCGCTCTACGTCATCGCGCTGTCGCTGATCACCGTCGCCGCCGTCTGGTGGGGGCCGGAGACCAGCGAGAGCGACCTCAGGGTCGACTATTCGACGGCGGAGGAGCCGCGGCCGGAGCGGGCGCAGGCGGTCCCGGTCCGGCCGATCGCCTAG
- a CDS encoding RidA family protein — protein sequence MQTVPHNPTDGIYPATPDYIHALEVRQPDRILYVAGTMGLDAQGMPGATLEQQLELIWSNIRTILAGADMTVRNIVRITSYLRDPAYAEANQAARIAALDGHVVPTTALVAQTLSPDWLVEIEVIAAA from the coding sequence ATGCAGACCGTTCCGCACAACCCGACCGACGGCATCTACCCGGCGACGCCCGACTACATCCATGCGCTGGAGGTGCGGCAGCCGGACCGGATCCTCTATGTCGCCGGCACGATGGGGCTCGACGCGCAAGGCATGCCCGGCGCGACGCTGGAGCAGCAGCTGGAGCTGATCTGGTCGAATATCCGCACCATCCTGGCCGGCGCCGATATGACGGTGCGCAACATCGTGCGGATCACCAGCTATCTGCGCGACCCGGCCTATGCTGAGGCCAACCAGGCGGCCCGCATCGCCGCGCTCGACGGCCATGTGGTGCCGACCACGGCCCTGGTGGCGCAGACCCTGTCGCCGGACTGGCTGGTCGAGATCGAGGTGATCGCCGCGGCCTGA